The following are encoded together in the Lactuca sativa cultivar Salinas chromosome 1, Lsat_Salinas_v11, whole genome shotgun sequence genome:
- the LOC111880141 gene encoding uncharacterized protein LOC111880141 — MQLFDVREALLQVGEKDNDVAIASEATSLAEKELGDFEFLVLTVIWHEVLNHVNIVSKKLQSKDMHLDNAITEINKLIGYFKDYRETDFLKVIDEVKDIAIEMGIDPIFPQKRLIERKKKLFLLLRQDLNNSKSMTKYLFEERLDIDANELYTELKLFETLETNEFSNPIDVLKFLKELDYFPNASIAYRILLTIPVMEASAERSFCKLKLLKSYIRSTMSQERFSGLAMISMENEILESIDYEELSNQFSIKNAMRASRIVG; from the exons ATGCAACTTTTTGACGTACGAGAAGCTTTACTTCAAGTTGGAGAAAAAGATAATGATGTTGCAATTGCAAGTGAAGCAACTTCACTAGCAGAAAAAGAACTTGGTGACTTTGAATTTTTGGTATTAACTGTTATCTGGCATGAAGTGCTAAACCATGTGAATATTGTGAGTAAAAAGTTACAGTCAAAGGATATGCATCTTGATAATGCTATTACAGAAATAAACAAATTGATTGGGTACTTCAAGGATTATAGAGAAACTGATTTTTTAAAAGTGATTGATGAAGTTAAGGACATTGCTATTGAAATGGGTATTGATCCAATATTTCCACAAAAGCGTTTGATTGAAAGGAAAAAAAAG CTATTTCTTCTCTTGAGACAAGATTTGAACAATTCAAAGAGTATGACAAAgtatttg tttgaagaaagattggatATTGATGCCAATGAACTTTATACAGAGTTAAAATTATTTGAGACATTGGAAACCAATGAATTTAGCAACCCTATAgatgttttgaagtttttgaaagaACTTGATTATTTCCCAAATGCAAGCATTGCATATAGAATATTATTGACAATTCCAGTAATGGAGGCATCTGCAGAAAGAAGTTTTTGTAAGTTGAAGTTATTGAAGTCTTACATACGCTCCACAATGTCTCAAGAAAGATTTAGTGGTTTGGCGATGATATCTATGGAGAATGAAATCTTAGAGAGTATAGACTACGAAGAGTTGTCCAACCAATTTTCTATCAAGAACGCGATGAGAGCTTCACGGATCGTCGGTTAA